One region of Rhodocaloribacter litoris genomic DNA includes:
- a CDS encoding outer membrane beta-barrel protein, with protein sequence MSRTYIPLLLLAGLFGLETVSPVAVRAQVSGISYTLTPSMEHIEFDRETGLDNAQLFGGRVGFAFGEYVELSGLYLYTPDGRTRLSRLSVLQDRDPGLDLALLARDVTLRRYGGQLKFNLGTGPLHPYLVGGTGIFRFEPDNLERSETIYLSGGAGLQYALDRRYTFLLQVEALTYRHNTATLLSEADLSDLGLTRDDFALERKTNIGVRAGFQLYLGGRRPGELTELDRALERQFSGGLRNLRLQIEPFWGQVDFDASLGFQEQQRMAGVFAGLDFGPYVGVRGFYWRGVQDGEIARFVDLQAYGGEMKLAFATSSQSLTPYLTLGGGVMDVFGDYRGNAVVVPEDQTFAMAGVGASLPLGETIRLHGSVRSLLMSTLDAEEVSDPNQIQASFMYSAGLSFSLGRRGPGAGELIGEELGRTRREALTAQERLAAELEAREQAIRRAEARIDSLAMLLAEAQQGNAAAMERLRAELRRDSLRAAGQPATEPRPATASPAPATAARSEGREWVTLPVPTEGELYVRYGRPGGVSVESLTGDALLIDPLTGAVVSGMTLPDSLQALPAGSGLTPEQLQVLVRQAVQAELARTGVEGAPAPLDAAAIDQLARRFENRLAEVEQRLQRRMETLEARQQQPPVVIPETQEVTGTELHAIYPMTGFNLNNPQQVLLGVRVDFRRGTTGALRFLPELVFGFGENDSQAINFNVAYPLRLDLFGTFEPYAGAGLGFISADRFEAALNLLVGVERPFNFGTLFGEYLTVDFFDQNRLLFGYRFRF encoded by the coding sequence ATGTCACGAACATACATCCCCCTGCTCCTCCTGGCCGGACTGTTTGGCCTGGAGACGGTCAGCCCGGTTGCCGTCCGGGCCCAGGTCTCCGGCATCAGCTACACGCTGACGCCTTCCATGGAACACATCGAGTTCGACAGGGAAACCGGCCTGGACAACGCGCAGCTCTTCGGCGGGCGCGTGGGGTTTGCCTTCGGTGAATACGTCGAGCTCAGCGGGCTCTACCTCTACACGCCGGACGGCCGCACACGCCTGAGCCGGCTTTCCGTGCTGCAGGACCGGGATCCCGGCCTGGACCTGGCGCTCCTGGCCCGGGACGTGACGCTGCGTCGTTACGGCGGCCAGTTGAAGTTTAACCTGGGCACCGGCCCGCTCCACCCCTACCTGGTCGGCGGAACCGGCATCTTCCGCTTCGAGCCGGACAACCTCGAACGGAGCGAAACCATCTACCTGAGCGGCGGGGCCGGGCTCCAGTATGCCCTCGACCGCCGCTATACCTTCCTGCTGCAGGTCGAGGCCCTGACGTACCGGCACAACACGGCAACCCTGCTCTCCGAGGCCGACCTCTCCGACCTGGGCCTCACGCGCGACGACTTTGCCCTCGAGCGCAAGACCAACATCGGGGTGCGCGCCGGCTTCCAGCTCTACCTCGGAGGCCGGCGACCCGGCGAGCTGACGGAACTGGACCGGGCCCTCGAACGGCAGTTCTCGGGCGGGTTGCGCAACCTGCGCCTGCAGATCGAACCCTTCTGGGGGCAGGTCGACTTCGACGCCAGCCTCGGCTTCCAGGAGCAGCAGCGCATGGCCGGCGTCTTTGCCGGGCTCGACTTCGGGCCCTACGTCGGCGTGCGCGGTTTCTACTGGCGCGGCGTGCAAGACGGCGAAATCGCCAGGTTCGTGGACCTGCAAGCCTACGGCGGCGAGATGAAACTGGCCTTTGCCACCTCAAGCCAGAGCCTGACACCCTACCTGACCCTCGGCGGCGGGGTGATGGATGTCTTCGGCGACTACCGGGGCAACGCCGTCGTCGTTCCCGAGGACCAGACCTTTGCCATGGCCGGCGTGGGGGCTTCCCTGCCGCTGGGTGAAACGATCCGCCTGCACGGCAGCGTCCGCTCGCTGCTGATGAGCACGCTCGATGCCGAAGAGGTCAGCGACCCCAACCAGATTCAGGCCAGCTTCATGTACAGTGCCGGCCTGAGCTTCAGCCTGGGGCGCAGGGGGCCGGGGGCGGGTGAACTGATCGGCGAAGAGCTCGGTCGTACCCGGCGTGAAGCCCTGACCGCACAGGAACGCCTGGCCGCCGAACTGGAAGCACGGGAGCAGGCCATCCGGCGCGCCGAGGCCCGCATCGACTCGCTGGCGATGCTGCTGGCCGAGGCCCAGCAGGGGAACGCGGCCGCCATGGAGCGGCTGCGGGCCGAGTTGCGCCGCGACTCGCTCCGGGCCGCCGGCCAACCGGCGACCGAACCCCGCCCGGCCACCGCCTCTCCCGCCCCCGCCACGGCCGCCCGCTCCGAAGGCCGGGAGTGGGTGACCCTGCCGGTCCCCACGGAAGGCGAGCTGTACGTGCGGTACGGGCGTCCCGGCGGGGTCAGCGTCGAATCCCTCACCGGCGATGCCCTCCTGATCGACCCGCTCACGGGCGCCGTCGTCTCGGGCATGACCCTCCCGGACAGCCTGCAGGCCCTGCCCGCCGGCTCCGGCCTGACGCCGGAACAGCTCCAGGTCCTCGTGCGGCAGGCCGTGCAGGCCGAGCTGGCCCGGACCGGCGTTGAGGGCGCGCCCGCCCCCCTGGACGCCGCCGCGATCGACCAGCTCGCCCGGCGCTTCGAAAACCGCCTGGCCGAGGTGGAGCAGCGCCTCCAACGCCGCATGGAAACGCTCGAAGCACGGCAGCAACAACCTCCGGTCGTCATCCCGGAAACGCAGGAAGTCACCGGCACGGAGTTGCACGCGATCTATCCCATGACCGGCTTCAACCTGAACAACCCCCAGCAGGTGCTGCTCGGCGTGCGCGTCGACTTCCGCCGGGGGACCACCGGCGCCCTCCGCTTCCTGCCCGAGCTGGTGTTCGGGTTCGGGGAGAACGACTCCCAGGCGATCAACTTCAACGTGGCCTATCCGCTGCGGCTCGATCTCTTCGGCACGTTCGAACCGTATGCGGGGGCCGGCCTCGGGTTCATCTCCGCAGACCGGTTCGAGGCCGCCCTCAACCTGCTCGTGGGCGTCGAGCGCCCCTTCAACTTCGGGACGCTCTTCGGAGAATACCTGACCGTGGACTTCTTCGACCAGAACCGCCTGCTCTTCGGCTACCGCTTCCGCTTCTGA
- a CDS encoding OmpA family protein has product MRHPLRLFLLIGLTLTAAGSVPAHARIQAQGTDTTTAGLPATARQPVQIRIAPEGGVRIRSRNISRPRLLLVRTPRTAPVRVITVPVPAGEAGLTARDLQQLENRLLRHLDARLAQWMALQNRETAGVSPPPAGEAPPVSGETPPGPPAVPRPPVSPPPRPETPIDPAALPRAQVTVEQISRALLDEGLFRALSIHFEVNQSTLLPASHQTLDALGTVLTRHPGLRLEIAGHTDSTGPDDYNLRLSQQRAEAVRTYLIERFGIAPERLLARGYGETRPLADNDTPTGRTLNRRVEFRVVE; this is encoded by the coding sequence ATGAGACACCCGCTGCGCCTTTTCCTGCTGATAGGCCTGACGCTGACCGCCGCCGGGAGCGTACCGGCCCATGCCCGGATACAGGCGCAGGGCACCGACACCACGACGGCGGGCCTCCCGGCCACGGCACGACAACCGGTGCAGATCCGGATCGCGCCGGAGGGCGGGGTGCGGATCCGCTCCCGAAACATTTCGCGCCCGCGCCTCCTGCTCGTGCGCACGCCGCGGACCGCCCCGGTCCGGGTAATCACCGTCCCGGTTCCGGCGGGCGAAGCGGGGCTGACGGCCCGGGACCTGCAGCAGCTGGAGAACCGGCTGCTCCGGCACCTCGACGCACGCCTGGCCCAGTGGATGGCGCTGCAGAACCGGGAAACCGCCGGCGTCTCGCCGCCTCCGGCGGGTGAAGCACCGCCGGTCTCCGGGGAAACCCCGCCCGGGCCGCCGGCCGTGCCCCGGCCCCCGGTCAGCCCGCCCCCGAGGCCGGAGACCCCGATCGACCCGGCCGCCTTGCCGCGGGCGCAGGTCACCGTCGAGCAAATCAGCCGGGCCCTGCTGGACGAGGGCCTCTTCCGGGCCCTCTCGATCCACTTCGAAGTAAACCAGAGCACCCTGCTGCCCGCCTCGCACCAGACGCTCGACGCCCTGGGCACGGTGCTCACCCGCCACCCCGGGTTGCGCCTGGAGATTGCCGGGCATACCGACAGCACCGGCCCCGACGACTACAACCTGCGCCTCTCACAGCAACGCGCCGAGGCCGTTCGAACCTACCTGATCGAACGCTTCGGTATCGCACCGGAACGCCTGCTCGCACGCGGCTACGGCGAAACCCGGCCGCTGGCCGACAACGACACCCCCACCGGCCGCACCCTCAACCGGCGGGTCGAATTCCGCGTCGTCGAATGA
- a CDS encoding DUF721 domain-containing protein: protein MAFHDAPQRLGTLLQGLISDLGIQRQLDEARTIEGWAAIAGPQINAMTEKAWIRGDRLFVKLSSAAWRHELHLTRGAWRDRLNEHLGAPLVREIIFR, encoded by the coding sequence ATGGCTTTTCACGACGCGCCGCAGCGACTCGGCACCCTGCTTCAGGGACTGATCTCCGACCTGGGCATCCAGCGCCAGCTCGACGAGGCCCGCACCATCGAGGGATGGGCCGCCATCGCCGGACCGCAGATCAACGCCATGACCGAGAAAGCCTGGATCCGGGGAGACCGGCTCTTCGTGAAGCTGAGTTCGGCCGCCTGGCGACACGAGCTGCACCTGACCCGCGGTGCCTGGCGCGACCGCCTCAACGAGCACCTCGGCGCCCCCCTCGTCCGCGAAATCATCTTCCGCTGA
- the fabF gene encoding beta-ketoacyl-ACP synthase II → MPNEKRRVVVTGMGALTPIGLSVEAFWDAMMRGESGAAPITYFDPEPFATKFACELKGFDPLDYLDRREARRLDPFSQYAIVAADQAIADAGLDAGTLTSEQKDRIGVIFGSGIGGIQVFHEQTANYIQNGPRFLSPFFIPMLIPDIASGHISIKYGFRGPNYCVVSACATGNNNIGDAMMLIQHGHADAIVCGGSESAVSELGIGGFNAMKALSTRNDDPARASRPFDATRDGFVLGEGAGALVLEALEHARARGARIYAEVIGVGMSADAHHITAPDPEGRGACLAMTAALRDAGIRPEDVDYLNMHGTSTPLGDVAETKAIKAVFGEHAYRMNVSSTKSMTGHLLGAAGAVEAIAAILATVHDTVPPTINFEHPDADCDLNYTFNEPQQRTVNVALSNAFGFGGHNTCLVVRKFVD, encoded by the coding sequence ATGCCCAACGAAAAACGCCGGGTTGTCGTTACCGGGATGGGTGCCCTGACGCCCATCGGCCTGAGCGTCGAGGCGTTCTGGGACGCCATGATGCGGGGCGAGAGCGGGGCTGCGCCCATCACCTATTTCGACCCGGAACCCTTTGCCACGAAGTTCGCCTGCGAGCTGAAGGGGTTCGACCCGCTCGACTACCTCGATCGCAGGGAGGCCCGCCGGCTCGACCCGTTCAGCCAGTACGCCATCGTCGCGGCGGACCAGGCCATCGCCGATGCCGGCCTCGACGCCGGAACGCTGACGTCCGAGCAGAAAGACCGCATCGGGGTGATCTTCGGCAGCGGCATCGGAGGCATCCAGGTCTTCCACGAACAGACGGCCAACTACATCCAGAACGGGCCGCGCTTCCTTTCCCCGTTTTTCATCCCGATGCTCATCCCGGACATTGCATCGGGCCATATCTCGATCAAGTACGGTTTCCGGGGGCCGAACTACTGCGTCGTGTCGGCCTGTGCCACCGGCAACAACAACATCGGCGACGCGATGATGCTGATCCAGCACGGCCACGCCGACGCGATCGTGTGTGGCGGGAGCGAGTCGGCCGTCTCGGAGCTGGGCATCGGCGGCTTCAACGCCATGAAGGCGCTCTCGACGCGCAACGACGACCCGGCCCGGGCCAGCCGCCCCTTCGACGCCACGCGCGACGGCTTCGTCCTGGGTGAGGGGGCCGGTGCGCTCGTTCTCGAGGCCCTGGAACACGCCCGGGCCCGCGGGGCACGGATCTACGCCGAGGTGATCGGCGTCGGCATGAGCGCCGACGCGCACCACATCACTGCGCCGGATCCCGAGGGCCGGGGGGCCTGCCTGGCCATGACGGCCGCCCTCCGCGACGCCGGCATCCGCCCGGAGGACGTCGACTACCTGAACATGCACGGGACCTCGACCCCCCTGGGCGACGTGGCCGAGACCAAAGCCATCAAGGCCGTCTTCGGCGAGCACGCCTACCGGATGAACGTCTCCTCGACGAAAAGCATGACCGGCCACCTGCTCGGGGCCGCCGGCGCCGTCGAGGCCATTGCCGCCATCCTGGCCACCGTGCACGACACGGTTCCGCCCACCATCAATTTCGAACACCCGGATGCGGACTGCGACCTGAACTACACGTTCAATGAGCCCCAGCAGCGGACGGTGAACGTGGCGCTCAGCAATGCGTTCGGCTTTGGCGGGCACAACACGTGCCTGGTCGTGCGCAAGTTCGTGGATTGA
- a CDS encoding acyl carrier protein, whose amino-acid sequence MANDIEAKVKAIIVEKLGVDEDEIKPESSFTNDLGADSLDTVELIMEFEKEFDLTIPDEEAEKIATVGDAIAYLKAKTA is encoded by the coding sequence ATGGCGAACGATATCGAAGCCAAAGTCAAAGCCATCATCGTGGAGAAGCTCGGCGTGGACGAGGACGAGATCAAGCCGGAATCGTCGTTCACGAACGACCTCGGCGCCGACTCGCTCGATACCGTCGAGCTGATCATGGAGTTCGAGAAGGAGTTTGACCTGACCATCCCCGACGAGGAGGCCGAGAAGATCGCCACCGTCGGTGACGCGATCGCGTACCTGAAAGCCAAGACGGCCTGA
- the metK gene encoding methionine adenosyltransferase, with translation MAYLFTSESVSEGHPDKVADQISDAILDAMLAQDPHSRVAVETLVTTGLVILSGEVTTKAYVDVQEVARQVIRDIGYTDPLLRFDADSCGVLSSIHEQSPDIARGVDGRQDQGAGDQGLMFGYACRETPELMPMPISFAHALVRELAHIRKHTSLMPYLRPDAKSQVTIEYEDDRKTPRRVHTVVVSTQHSDNVTRDRIEEDIREILLPRVLPGELVDDNLILHVNPTGRFVIGGPHGDTGLTGRKIIVDTYGGKGAHGGGAFSGKDPSKVDRSGAYAARHVAKNLVAAGLADEVEVQIAYAIGVAEPVSIDVNTFGTGLLPDALLVRIVRETFDLRPSAIIQRLNLLRPQYRTTAVYGHFGRAGFSWEALDHVDQLKEAARTLA, from the coding sequence ATGGCTTACCTGTTCACGTCGGAGTCGGTGTCGGAAGGTCATCCCGACAAGGTTGCCGATCAGATCTCGGATGCGATCCTGGATGCCATGCTGGCCCAGGATCCCCACAGCCGCGTGGCCGTCGAGACGCTGGTGACGACGGGGCTGGTGATTCTCTCGGGCGAGGTGACGACGAAGGCCTACGTGGACGTGCAGGAGGTCGCCCGGCAGGTCATCCGCGACATCGGCTATACGGATCCGCTGCTCCGCTTCGACGCCGACTCGTGCGGCGTGCTCAGCAGCATCCACGAACAGAGCCCCGACATTGCCCGGGGGGTGGACGGCCGCCAGGATCAGGGCGCCGGCGACCAGGGGCTCATGTTCGGCTATGCCTGCCGCGAGACGCCCGAGCTGATGCCCATGCCCATCAGCTTCGCCCACGCCCTCGTGCGCGAGCTGGCCCACATTCGCAAGCATACCAGCCTGATGCCGTACCTGCGGCCGGACGCCAAGAGCCAGGTCACGATCGAATACGAAGACGACCGTAAAACCCCGCGCCGCGTGCACACGGTGGTCGTCTCCACCCAGCACAGCGACAACGTCACCCGCGACCGGATCGAGGAGGACATCCGCGAGATCCTGCTGCCGCGCGTCCTCCCGGGCGAACTCGTCGACGACAACCTCATCCTCCACGTCAACCCCACGGGCCGCTTCGTCATCGGCGGGCCGCACGGGGACACGGGGCTGACCGGCCGCAAGATCATCGTGGACACCTACGGCGGCAAGGGCGCCCACGGCGGGGGCGCCTTCAGCGGCAAGGACCCCTCGAAGGTGGACCGCAGCGGCGCCTACGCCGCCCGGCACGTGGCCAAGAACCTGGTCGCCGCCGGGCTGGCCGACGAGGTGGAAGTCCAGATCGCCTACGCCATCGGCGTCGCCGAGCCGGTCTCCATCGACGTGAACACCTTCGGCACCGGGCTGCTGCCGGATGCCCTGCTCGTGCGCATCGTGCGCGAAACGTTCGACCTGCGCCCCTCGGCGATCATCCAGCGCCTGAACCTGCTGCGCCCCCAGTACCGCACCACGGCCGTCTACGGCCACTTCGGACGCGCCGGGTTCTCCTGGGAGGCTCTCGACCACGTCGATCAACTCAAAGAAGCCGCTCGCACCCTGGCCTGA
- a CDS encoding T9SS type A sorting domain-containing protein yields the protein MKHVYKLMMVAVLGGLFVAATAAAQVPQVRMDGPVLKLSRHLAAHARTQAVAPFLLTAYTVEVYEEGTWTEFESGERIYDNQGRLVEEQITGLDLFSFPPAQAQWRVSYTYDGNGLLTEVLVEKEDQGSFMPLTRSIYAYDGTTLRSITRESHDDVSGTFVPSSRTTYVAYQGNIAVETVEETHDGSNWVNDTRETIVEEGGNVVFTEQTWGGSAWVNDSRTILEDITLADLDATVLDAAFLTQGELGQGFFFSTLALLYARFDPNVWYRGLTTGLEQTWDGSAWVDDSRTTITRDAQDRVVELLDETWDGTAWVNESRLTFSYDAAGRVATWDTETWDGTAWALDLHQTHTYDSDDNVTMILQEVPGEGESALDPATRISYTWTDLAVNTETGPEPVAFGFSLDGPNPFADQTALRFTLEAPAHADVRVYDLLGREVTALVQGPLPAGTHRVAVDGTGLPAGLYLVRLQIEGRSATRLITRLR from the coding sequence ATGAAACACGTGTACAAGTTGATGATGGTCGCCGTACTGGGTGGTCTGTTCGTAGCGGCGACGGCCGCCGCGCAGGTACCGCAGGTTCGGATGGACGGCCCAGTGCTCAAGCTGAGCCGTCACCTGGCGGCGCACGCCCGGACGCAGGCCGTAGCCCCCTTCTTGCTCACCGCCTACACGGTCGAGGTCTACGAAGAGGGTACCTGGACCGAGTTCGAGAGCGGCGAGCGTATTTATGACAACCAGGGGCGCCTCGTCGAAGAACAGATCACGGGCCTGGATCTCTTTTCCTTCCCACCTGCACAGGCGCAGTGGCGGGTGAGCTACACTTACGACGGCAACGGCCTGCTCACCGAGGTGCTGGTAGAGAAGGAAGACCAGGGGAGCTTCATGCCCCTCACCCGCAGCATCTATGCCTACGACGGCACCACGCTGCGGAGCATCACGCGGGAGAGCCATGACGACGTTTCCGGGACGTTCGTCCCGTCGAGCCGCACCACCTACGTCGCCTACCAGGGTAACATCGCCGTGGAAACGGTCGAGGAGACCCACGACGGGTCGAACTGGGTCAACGACACCCGGGAGACGATCGTCGAGGAGGGCGGCAACGTGGTGTTTACGGAACAGACCTGGGGCGGCAGTGCGTGGGTCAACGACAGCCGAACCATCCTGGAGGATATCACGCTGGCCGATCTCGACGCCACGGTTCTCGACGCCGCGTTCCTTACGCAAGGGGAACTGGGTCAGGGGTTCTTTTTCTCAACGCTGGCGCTCCTGTATGCCCGCTTCGACCCCAATGTATGGTACCGCGGCCTCACCACGGGGCTCGAGCAGACCTGGGACGGCAGCGCGTGGGTGGACGACAGCCGCACCACGATCACGCGCGACGCGCAGGACCGGGTGGTGGAGTTGCTGGATGAAACGTGGGACGGCACGGCCTGGGTCAACGAGAGCAGGCTAACGTTCTCCTACGATGCCGCGGGGCGTGTGGCGACCTGGGATACGGAAACCTGGGATGGTACGGCCTGGGCCCTCGACCTGCACCAGACGCACACCTACGACAGCGACGACAACGTAACGATGATCCTGCAGGAGGTGCCGGGCGAGGGCGAGAGCGCGCTCGACCCCGCGACGCGCATCAGCTATACCTGGACCGATCTGGCCGTAAACACGGAGACCGGGCCGGAGCCGGTGGCTTTCGGCTTCTCACTGGACGGCCCGAACCCCTTCGCGGACCAGACGGCCCTGCGCTTCACGCTGGAGGCGCCGGCCCACGCCGACGTCCGGGTCTACGACCTGCTGGGCCGTGAGGTCACGGCGCTGGTGCAGGGACCGCTGCCGGCCGGCACCCACCGGGTCGCGGTGGACGGCACCGGCCTGCCCGCCGGGCTGTACCTGGTACGCCTGCAGATCGAGGGCCGCAGCGCCACGCGCCTGATCACCCGGCTTCGCTGA